In Agrobacterium tumefaciens, a single genomic region encodes these proteins:
- a CDS encoding argonaute/piwi family protein: MKFTSTIFEEPQLEFGGQFQDPDPRRGLVVAGPLQTVNGDAIKIAVVGSSKTVEDTEKFLAAASVGFLGKSEKHPNMHPDFPGLGNQNPYRCKFEIAKDATATVTQAKIDKIRKEPHHGKAVEMAVDEIMQLLTAIEEGSSRPDVAIIALPVALIERVWNAKVDSDDTVEKEDSGGSEAPNFRGMLKARAMHLRFPIQIVWEDVLDERAVIPRKVKESSARKIQDEAGRSWNIMTSLYYKGSGRIPWRRMPEDGEFSACYIGVSFYREAGGQQLFTSSAQMFDERGRGFILKGRRALTETRGRHPYMTAEDAKALIAEVLAAYKAHHKNFPARVIVLKTSRFRDEEAEGIMEALDEVGTEMKDLVWVQESSSIKVMRDGNYPVMRGTFVELDGKGLLYTNGSIPYYGTYPGMYDPRPLLLCPHKTSDSTVAQIAAEVLSMTKINWNSTQMNQKLPIPIRAARKVGEVLKYVTEGKVSSDYTRYM; encoded by the coding sequence ATGAAGTTCACATCTACCATTTTCGAAGAGCCGCAGCTGGAATTCGGCGGCCAGTTCCAAGACCCTGATCCTCGGCGTGGATTGGTCGTGGCAGGGCCGCTGCAAACCGTGAACGGCGACGCCATCAAGATCGCCGTGGTCGGAAGCTCGAAAACGGTCGAGGATACGGAAAAATTCCTTGCCGCCGCGTCTGTCGGCTTTCTCGGAAAGTCCGAGAAGCATCCCAACATGCACCCGGACTTTCCTGGCTTGGGCAACCAGAACCCGTATCGATGCAAGTTCGAGATCGCGAAAGACGCGACTGCGACGGTTACCCAAGCGAAGATCGACAAGATTAGGAAAGAGCCTCATCACGGCAAGGCCGTCGAGATGGCGGTAGACGAGATCATGCAATTGCTTACGGCCATTGAGGAGGGTAGCAGCCGTCCCGATGTCGCGATCATCGCGCTTCCGGTTGCTTTGATCGAGCGCGTCTGGAACGCCAAGGTGGATTCCGACGACACGGTGGAAAAGGAAGACAGCGGCGGTTCGGAAGCGCCGAATTTCCGTGGCATGCTCAAGGCGAGGGCCATGCACCTCCGATTCCCGATCCAGATCGTGTGGGAGGATGTCCTCGACGAAAGGGCGGTCATTCCGAGGAAAGTCAAAGAGAGCAGCGCCCGCAAAATCCAAGACGAGGCGGGCCGTAGCTGGAACATCATGACCTCCTTGTACTACAAGGGGTCTGGCCGTATCCCGTGGCGTCGTATGCCGGAGGATGGCGAGTTTTCGGCATGTTATATCGGGGTCAGTTTCTACCGCGAAGCCGGGGGGCAGCAACTGTTCACCAGTTCCGCCCAGATGTTCGATGAACGGGGTCGCGGGTTCATCCTGAAAGGGCGGCGCGCGTTGACTGAAACCCGTGGCCGTCATCCATACATGACAGCCGAAGACGCAAAGGCGCTGATTGCCGAGGTTCTCGCGGCCTATAAGGCTCATCACAAAAACTTTCCGGCCCGTGTGATAGTCCTGAAGACATCTCGATTCAGAGATGAGGAAGCGGAAGGCATCATGGAGGCGCTCGACGAAGTCGGAACCGAAATGAAGGACCTTGTTTGGGTGCAGGAATCTTCGTCCATAAAGGTCATGCGCGATGGTAACTACCCCGTAATGCGCGGGACCTTCGTCGAGCTGGATGGAAAAGGATTGCTCTACACCAACGGCAGTATCCCGTACTATGGAACCTACCCGGGCATGTACGACCCGCGGCCCCTTCTGCTGTGCCCGCATAAGACGAGCGACAGCACCGTTGCCCAGATTGCCGCAGAGGTGCTCTCGATGACGAAGATCAACTGGAACTCGACCCAGATGAATCAAAAGCTTCCGATCCCAATCCGTGCGGCGCGGAAGGTCGGCGAGGTGTTGAAGTACGTCACCGAAGGCAAAGTGAGCTCCGACTACACTCGATACATGTGA
- a CDS encoding DUF6998 domain-containing protein → MLFKLPSVITDLVLARNRLRDYYRSAALEFTLDGNLIGDIGEAVAAELFGLTLSPRNGTGIDGHAPDGRSVQVKATGTNRGPAFRMVDTRADHLLFLVFDLENLKGEVVYNGPEEPVIKLLPTAWVGQKTVSLAQIRRADAAVCDGLRLQSVL, encoded by the coding sequence ATGTTGTTCAAGTTGCCTTCCGTCATCACCGATCTCGTCCTCGCTCGCAACCGACTGCGCGACTACTACCGCTCTGCCGCTCTTGAATTCACACTCGACGGCAATCTGATCGGCGACATTGGGGAGGCAGTGGCGGCCGAGCTCTTCGGTCTGACGCTCTCGCCTCGCAATGGAACGGGTATCGATGGGCATGCCCCCGACGGCCGCTCCGTTCAGGTGAAGGCGACAGGCACAAATCGCGGTCCCGCGTTCAGGATGGTAGACACGCGCGCCGACCATCTGCTGTTTCTCGTCTTCGATCTAGAGAACCTCAAGGGCGAGGTCGTCTACAATGGCCCAGAAGAACCCGTGATCAAGCTGTTGCCTACGGCATGGGTCGGGCAGAAGACGGTGTCATTGGCGCAGATCAGGCGGGCCGACGCCGCAGTTTGCGACGGCCTGCGACTGCAGTCAGTCCTCTAG
- a CDS encoding CatB-related O-acetyltransferase — MALLDANAIHPITLPDGTVYRDTVYLKNVIDHPRMEIGDFSYYTHAGKPEDTALILAPYLGHGVRERLLIGKFVQIARGSYFITSSANHPMTGFTTYPFRIFKPETFGYKDLPVKDTIVDHDVWIGQNAAIMPGVHIGAGAIVAAASVVTRDVPPYAVVGGNPASIIRMRYSNEVISELLHLAWWDWPIEKIEANLAALSSGDIAALRLA; from the coding sequence ATGGCTCTTCTCGACGCAAATGCCATCCATCCGATTACGCTGCCCGACGGAACTGTTTATCGGGACACGGTATATCTGAAGAACGTCATAGATCATCCGCGCATGGAGATTGGTGACTTCAGCTATTATACGCATGCTGGAAAGCCCGAAGACACCGCCCTGATCCTGGCCCCATATCTCGGTCATGGCGTGCGCGAACGACTGCTGATCGGCAAGTTCGTACAGATCGCGAGAGGAAGCTACTTTATTACCAGTTCGGCGAACCACCCAATGACTGGTTTCACCACCTATCCGTTTCGCATCTTCAAGCCAGAGACGTTTGGTTACAAAGACCTGCCAGTCAAGGACACGATTGTGGACCACGACGTCTGGATAGGCCAAAACGCGGCAATTATGCCGGGCGTGCACATTGGCGCGGGTGCGATCGTCGCTGCCGCTTCGGTCGTCACCCGGGATGTACCGCCCTACGCAGTTGTCGGAGGAAACCCAGCATCTATCATCAGAATGCGTTATTCGAATGAAGTCATCAGCGAATTGCTTCATCTCGCCTGGTGGGACTGGCCGATAGAGAAAATCGAAGCCAATCTGGCTGCGCTCAGCAGCGGCGACATCGCCGCGCTCAGACTGGCTTGA
- a CDS encoding helix-turn-helix transcriptional regulator, whose translation MAKETPFSAVTRTMIDNWLQTSPEDAAKPQTVYNDILGHLSIKMRLTLFTVTSGNPKKWHMKAIRHSGFTSRILNINKIFADCYVEDFKDQKYMEDAVIPRLRQVMESQQPSMELVKTRLFGINLGYDRILIPQKNTTRPQWVISSSYAQFLLSPPQQHEKLDVADEAIVQLLIEGATAKEIAETLGVSPRTVEHRVERLKIRYGARNTVHLIAMLVTAHAEKMAEP comes from the coding sequence ATGGCCAAAGAGACACCGTTCAGTGCGGTTACGCGCACGATGATAGACAACTGGCTGCAGACGAGCCCTGAAGATGCCGCCAAACCCCAGACGGTCTACAACGACATCCTCGGCCATCTTTCGATAAAGATGCGGCTGACGTTGTTTACGGTAACAAGCGGCAATCCCAAGAAATGGCACATGAAAGCCATCAGGCATTCCGGGTTCACGTCTCGTATTCTAAACATCAACAAGATTTTCGCCGACTGTTATGTCGAGGATTTCAAAGACCAGAAATACATGGAGGACGCGGTCATCCCGAGACTTCGCCAGGTCATGGAATCGCAGCAGCCATCCATGGAACTGGTGAAAACGCGGCTATTCGGCATCAACCTTGGTTATGATCGCATTCTGATACCGCAGAAAAACACTACGAGACCGCAATGGGTCATTTCATCGTCCTACGCCCAGTTCCTGCTTAGTCCACCTCAACAACACGAGAAGCTGGATGTCGCGGACGAAGCCATAGTTCAATTGCTGATAGAAGGCGCGACGGCCAAGGAGATCGCGGAAACGCTCGGCGTATCCCCGCGAACGGTAGAACACCGCGTTGAACGTTTAAAGATCAGGTATGGTGCCCGCAATACCGTTCATTTGATTGCGATGCTCGTGACGGCGCATGCGGAAAAGATGGCCGAGCCATAA
- a CDS encoding flagellin, whose product MTANIIDGAAMLGAVQTRIDLQSEFASRLSNSIDKGIGRLVDADMDEASTRLKALQAQQQLVVSALQIANSEPQAIVSLFRQ is encoded by the coding sequence GTGACGGCCAACATCATCGATGGCGCGGCGATGCTCGGAGCCGTGCAGACCCGGATAGACCTGCAAAGCGAATTTGCCTCCCGGTTGTCGAATTCTATCGACAAAGGCATCGGCCGTCTCGTCGACGCCGACATGGACGAGGCGTCCACCAGGCTCAAGGCGCTGCAGGCACAGCAGCAACTCGTCGTCAGTGCTTTGCAAATCGCCAACTCGGAGCCGCAGGCCATAGTGTCGTTGTTTCGTCAATAA
- the rpsU gene encoding 30S ribosomal protein S21 → MQVLVRDNNVDQALRILKKKLQREGVFREMRLREAFEKPSIKKAREKAEAVGRQRKLARKQMQREGLLPSKPRKGK, encoded by the coding sequence ATGCAGGTTTTGGTACGCGACAACAACGTCGATCAGGCGTTGCGTATTCTGAAGAAAAAGCTCCAGCGCGAGGGCGTTTTCCGCGAAATGCGTCTGCGTGAAGCTTTCGAGAAGCCATCGATCAAGAAGGCGCGGGAGAAGGCTGAAGCGGTTGGCCGTCAGAGGAAGCTCGCGCGGAAGCAGATGCAGCGTGAAGGCCTTCTTCCTTCGAAGCCCAGAAAAGGCAAGTGA
- a CDS encoding helix-turn-helix transcriptional regulator, with the protein MRPNVSFAELTRRLTDAWLESSGISGSADGICRSVQGLLSINMVLIVIDTTKAPPDWRVDFVRKYRIPTSLAAVETLQKIGNLCDFPEGALIEQHVVEVCQKAIADCRPITGRIDQIIRDVRVLGRRIIVPDPTAKRAWCVILGEVHSLSVVGRDTRFDDVDLSILQLLREGMSAREIGRVIELSPRTVEHRVERMKARVGVRAIAPLLAMKE; encoded by the coding sequence TTGAGACCGAATGTTTCGTTTGCCGAACTCACACGACGATTGACCGATGCCTGGCTGGAAAGTTCAGGCATATCTGGCTCCGCAGACGGAATCTGCCGTTCGGTGCAAGGCCTCCTCAGCATCAACATGGTATTGATAGTCATCGACACGACGAAGGCACCGCCAGACTGGCGCGTGGACTTTGTCCGAAAATACCGGATTCCCACGAGCCTGGCCGCCGTCGAGACGCTGCAGAAAATAGGCAATCTTTGCGATTTCCCCGAGGGAGCGTTAATCGAACAGCACGTCGTCGAAGTCTGCCAAAAAGCGATTGCCGACTGCCGCCCTATTACCGGCAGGATCGATCAGATCATCCGAGACGTCAGGGTCCTCGGCAGGCGCATCATCGTGCCCGATCCTACGGCCAAAAGAGCTTGGTGCGTAATTCTGGGCGAAGTCCACTCGCTTTCGGTCGTCGGCCGGGACACGCGTTTTGACGACGTCGATCTCTCGATCCTGCAGTTGCTGCGCGAGGGCATGTCAGCTCGTGAAATCGGCAGAGTGATAGAGTTGTCGCCGCGGACTGTGGAGCATCGCGTCGAGCGCATGAAAGCGCGCGTGGGCGTGCGGGCTATTGCTCCCTTGCTCGCAATGAAAGAGTGA
- a CDS encoding recombinase family protein codes for MIKRAVIYARYSTDQQNPASIQTQLDLGREMIEAKGWALVDSFFDAGISGANYETRPGIQSALMAVQEGRCDVFLCLTLDRLSRDLEHSAKILKLLHFHDVELWTVQGGSPVSAIELGIRAVLGQETIEQTRYRTREGMKMVAKGGRVPGGLCFGYRVIREIDADGNLVRGLRAIDAREAATVVTIFEDFSRGLTPDAIAAKLNGLAIPGPRGRVWQSTAIRGHRDRGTGILNNELYIGRLVFNRLEYRKNPATERRVSRPNSNDEHVVSEVPDLRIVSDGLWQEVKTRQGIYRPRGRMARG; via the coding sequence ATGATAAAACGCGCCGTCATATATGCGAGGTACTCTACCGATCAGCAAAACCCCGCATCCATTCAAACGCAACTTGACCTTGGCAGGGAGATGATCGAGGCAAAGGGATGGGCGCTGGTAGATAGTTTTTTCGATGCCGGAATCAGCGGTGCGAACTACGAGACGCGCCCGGGAATTCAAAGCGCTCTCATGGCCGTCCAGGAAGGGAGATGCGATGTATTCCTGTGTCTGACCTTGGACCGTCTTTCCCGTGATTTAGAGCACAGTGCGAAAATTCTGAAATTGTTGCACTTCCACGACGTGGAGCTATGGACTGTACAGGGTGGTAGTCCTGTTTCGGCTATCGAACTGGGTATCCGAGCTGTCCTCGGCCAAGAGACGATTGAGCAAACGCGTTACCGAACACGGGAGGGCATGAAAATGGTCGCCAAAGGTGGCCGCGTCCCGGGCGGTTTGTGCTTTGGCTATCGCGTGATTAGAGAAATTGATGCGGACGGGAATCTGGTTCGGGGTCTTCGTGCCATTGATGCACGAGAAGCAGCGACTGTCGTCACTATCTTCGAAGATTTTTCCAGAGGCCTTACACCAGATGCGATTGCCGCCAAGCTTAACGGCCTCGCAATCCCTGGACCACGTGGACGAGTCTGGCAGAGCACCGCAATTCGAGGTCATCGAGACAGAGGGACTGGTATTCTCAACAACGAGCTATACATCGGCCGTCTCGTCTTCAATCGGTTGGAGTACAGAAAGAACCCGGCAACGGAACGCAGGGTCTCGCGACCGAATTCGAACGATGAACATGTTGTCTCCGAGGTACCGGACCTACGGATCGTTAGCGATGGACTGTGGCAGGAGGTAAAAACGAGGCAAGGCATATATCGACCTCGAGGTAGGATGGCGCGAGGTTGA
- a CDS encoding PfkB family carbohydrate kinase, which produces MSVIDIVGGIYREKCAFPYWDQLYGSAGRAASALTGHVSSINLHSALANEELVTANAIFASEEINLRITPRRQSIGFEYLHCLSVPKIKPGRNVPQVIIPSVSGDVIIKFGMLESDPVVSGGHVVYDPQSSLNPMPFSASGSTAKHLAIIANRGEILALAKSASVDAAVSTLFAAEKAEVIVVKDGINGASVYDAAGSSYVPAYVTQNVFTIGSGDVFVAAFALAWAINGVSPAQAADYASRSTADYVETRMLPIGSMTSEPAARRPAARAGGHIYLAGPFRELGQRMMVDDAREQLQGLGMSVFSPIHDIGPGTADIVVKQDLAAIVQCDAVFAILNGSSPGTVFEVGYARALGKPVFCVAQNMRDVDLKLPRGSDAHLHQDYVSALFQIAWRS; this is translated from the coding sequence ATCAATTGTACGGCTCGGCAGGCCGCGCGGCGTCCGCATTAACCGGACACGTTTCGAGCATCAATCTTCATAGTGCCTTGGCAAACGAGGAACTCGTTACCGCGAACGCGATCTTTGCGTCCGAGGAAATCAATCTCCGCATTACTCCCCGGAGACAATCAATCGGTTTCGAATATCTGCATTGCCTTTCGGTGCCAAAGATCAAACCTGGGCGGAATGTCCCGCAAGTCATCATACCCTCTGTTTCGGGCGACGTGATCATAAAGTTCGGAATGCTTGAGAGTGATCCAGTCGTGTCAGGCGGCCACGTCGTTTACGACCCGCAGTCGTCTCTAAACCCAATGCCTTTCTCCGCGTCGGGGTCGACGGCCAAGCATCTCGCAATCATCGCCAACCGCGGGGAGATACTCGCCCTCGCGAAATCGGCATCCGTCGATGCTGCGGTATCCACCTTGTTCGCAGCCGAGAAAGCAGAGGTGATCGTCGTCAAGGACGGCATAAACGGCGCGTCCGTCTACGATGCTGCAGGTTCAAGCTACGTTCCCGCTTACGTAACGCAGAATGTTTTCACAATTGGGTCCGGTGATGTTTTCGTTGCTGCGTTCGCACTTGCCTGGGCGATAAATGGAGTGTCACCCGCACAGGCTGCGGACTACGCCAGCCGCTCAACAGCGGACTATGTCGAAACGCGCATGCTTCCGATTGGTTCGATGACCTCTGAACCCGCTGCACGTAGGCCTGCGGCAAGAGCGGGTGGCCATATTTATCTCGCCGGACCGTTCAGGGAGCTTGGTCAGCGGATGATGGTCGATGACGCACGAGAACAGCTTCAGGGATTGGGAATGAGCGTCTTCAGCCCGATCCACGATATCGGGCCCGGAACGGCGGACATTGTGGTAAAGCAAGACCTCGCGGCGATCGTTCAGTGTGACGCCGTCTTTGCCATTTTGAACGGGAGTAGCCCCGGAACCGTATTCGAGGTTGGCTACGCACGCGCCCTTGGCAAGCCCGTGTTTTGCGTTGCCCAAAATATGCGTGACGTTGATCTCAAGTTGCCAAGGGGATCGGACGCACATCTCCACCAAGACTATGTCAGTGCCCTTTTCCAGATAGCGTGGCGCTCATGA
- a CDS encoding nitroreductase family protein — protein sequence MRPIDPSPTGKPPKVSEPNWYEPRKLEIPGIVCQPRDFADLLRSRRSTRHMQVAALSRVASVVRETLKSDFIGTGSHMGRKLKRVISAGALHPIKSVIIDSDGYAVAYDDDHDAFLAIKPRKLDLLAKGLRSCATVLPSAHGHFIALMADVHLTSTVYKNPESLLWRDAGAVLQTLAMASEAFDLGFCPLGILGQDFADALLPEDHQYLGVGVAVIGQRAPE from the coding sequence TTGCGCCCTATTGATCCGAGCCCGACAGGTAAGCCTCCCAAGGTCTCCGAGCCGAACTGGTACGAACCCAGAAAGCTCGAGATACCCGGCATTGTTTGTCAGCCACGGGACTTTGCCGACCTCCTGCGCTCGCGACGCTCAACTCGACACATGCAGGTCGCCGCATTGTCTCGGGTGGCATCCGTGGTTCGGGAAACCCTCAAAAGCGATTTCATCGGGACCGGATCGCATATGGGACGGAAGCTGAAACGCGTGATCTCCGCTGGCGCGCTTCATCCCATCAAGTCCGTCATCATCGACTCCGATGGATACGCGGTCGCATACGACGACGACCATGACGCATTCCTTGCTATCAAACCGCGCAAGCTGGACCTCCTCGCAAAGGGGTTGAGGAGTTGCGCAACCGTACTTCCATCAGCGCACGGTCACTTCATCGCCCTGATGGCCGATGTCCACTTGACATCCACCGTATACAAGAACCCGGAGTCATTACTTTGGCGCGACGCTGGCGCTGTTCTGCAAACGCTGGCTATGGCGAGCGAAGCATTCGATCTCGGCTTCTGCCCCCTCGGCATCCTTGGGCAAGATTTCGCCGACGCACTTCTTCCCGAAGACCACCAATATCTTGGGGTCGGCGTCGCAGTGATAGGACAGCGCGCTCCAGAGTGA
- a CDS encoding 7-cyano-7-deazaguanine synthase, producing the protein MDSTSIAYWRKPDLAITIDYGHKAAAGEIRAATAVCTALAIEHKIIHCDLSALGSGDLAGTAADPHAPASEWWPYRNQMLVTIAAMECIKHKINVLEIGALRTDGFHVDGRKEFVDALSALLSMQEGGLRLEAPAAAYSAEELVQVSGIPMDVLGWSHSCHKSDYACGYCRGCEKHYLTMKAIGVAPY; encoded by the coding sequence ATGGATTCCACATCGATTGCCTACTGGCGCAAACCCGATCTCGCGATCACCATCGATTATGGCCATAAGGCAGCAGCTGGGGAAATCCGGGCAGCCACCGCTGTCTGCACGGCGCTCGCTATTGAACACAAGATCATTCATTGCGATCTCTCGGCACTCGGCAGCGGTGACCTCGCTGGCACCGCAGCCGACCCCCATGCACCAGCCAGCGAATGGTGGCCCTACCGAAACCAGATGCTGGTCACTATTGCGGCAATGGAGTGCATCAAGCACAAAATCAATGTTCTTGAAATCGGGGCGTTGCGAACCGACGGGTTTCACGTCGATGGCCGCAAGGAGTTTGTGGACGCCTTGAGTGCTCTGCTTTCGATGCAGGAAGGTGGGCTGAGACTGGAGGCCCCAGCGGCCGCCTATTCTGCCGAGGAACTCGTGCAAGTTTCAGGGATACCGATGGATGTCCTCGGTTGGTCGCACTCCTGTCACAAGAGCGACTATGCATGCGGCTACTGTCGGGGTTGCGAGAAGCACTACCTTACAATGAAGGCGATCGGCGTTGCGCCCTATTGA
- a CDS encoding recombinase family protein — translation MKGSIETMARIGYARVSTVDQHLDLQKNALRLAGCDRIFEDHGVSGSDEQRSGLSSMLKALRRGDVLIVWRLDRLGRSLSHLISMVETLKRRGICFISLTESIDTSSAGGQLIFHILAALAEFEKSLIRERTIAGIAAAKARGKLPGRRPALTETQCMEIRLSLDAGASLRDIAKMYNVHPRTVRRGIRRLA, via the coding sequence ATGAAAGGCTCCATCGAAACTATGGCAAGGATCGGTTACGCGCGTGTTTCAACGGTTGATCAGCATCTCGATTTGCAAAAAAATGCGCTGCGTCTGGCAGGTTGTGATCGCATATTTGAAGACCACGGCGTGTCGGGAAGCGATGAACAGCGTAGCGGTTTATCCTCTATGCTGAAGGCGCTTCGGCGTGGTGACGTCTTGATTGTATGGCGGCTCGATCGCCTCGGACGCTCTCTCTCCCATTTGATATCCATGGTCGAAACCCTAAAGCGCCGTGGTATCTGTTTCATTTCACTGACGGAGAGCATCGACACATCGTCCGCAGGCGGCCAGCTGATATTCCACATTCTTGCGGCACTTGCGGAATTCGAGAAGTCGCTGATCCGCGAGCGGACTATCGCGGGCATTGCTGCTGCAAAGGCAAGAGGGAAATTACCTGGGCGGCGTCCCGCGCTGACCGAGACGCAATGTATGGAAATCCGTCTCTCGCTGGATGCCGGTGCATCCCTCAGGGACATCGCCAAGATGTACAATGTTCATCCGAGGACCGTGCGTAGAGGGATACGCCGATTGGCATGA